A portion of the Acidihalobacter yilgarnensis genome contains these proteins:
- the egtD gene encoding L-histidine N(alpha)-methyltransferase — MKTLAEDAREGLIEPPRTLPPKYFYDARGSALFDRICDTEDYYPTRTEDALLARYAGEIMCKVQPRHILELGSGTSRKTRHLLSACEGQEGMIYWPFDVCREVLEETGEVLMTDYPWLEINPLLGDYSAGLDHLPCPDGGCLYVFLGGTLGNFEEREAITLLRELAVRMSPLDRLLLGVDRVKSVHVLHAAYDDGEGITAAFNRNVLHVLNRELRGDFQPDAFAHRAVYNEDAARIEMYLVADTQQQVHLDELDATLRFAAGETILTEISRKFTLESVTQLLARAGMAIEGHYAPENEYFSLLIAAPQRNVHVAVI; from the coding sequence GTGAAAACATTGGCGGAGGATGCGCGCGAAGGCTTGATCGAGCCACCCCGCACCTTGCCGCCAAAATACTTCTACGACGCGCGTGGCTCGGCATTATTCGATCGTATCTGCGATACCGAGGATTACTATCCAACCCGCACCGAGGATGCCTTGCTGGCACGCTACGCGGGTGAAATCATGTGCAAGGTACAGCCGCGCCATATCCTCGAATTGGGTAGCGGGACCTCGCGTAAGACGCGTCACCTGTTGAGCGCATGCGAGGGGCAGGAGGGTATGATTTACTGGCCATTCGACGTTTGCCGCGAGGTACTGGAAGAGACGGGGGAGGTCCTTATGACCGACTACCCTTGGCTCGAAATCAACCCCTTGTTGGGCGATTACTCGGCGGGTCTTGATCATCTGCCGTGCCCGGATGGTGGTTGCCTGTATGTCTTTCTGGGCGGGACACTGGGCAATTTCGAAGAGCGGGAGGCTATCACATTGCTACGCGAGCTCGCGGTCCGGATGTCGCCGCTGGATCGCCTGTTACTCGGCGTCGACCGGGTCAAATCCGTACATGTGTTGCATGCAGCCTACGACGATGGCGAGGGTATCACCGCTGCGTTCAACCGCAATGTATTGCATGTGCTTAATCGCGAACTGAGGGGAGATTTTCAACCGGATGCCTTTGCCCACCGTGCCGTATACAACGAAGATGCGGCGCGTATCGAGATGTACCTGGTCGCGGATACTCAGCAACAGGTGCATCTCGACGAGCTGGACGCCACGTTGCGGTTTGCTGCAGGCGAAACCATACTTACAGAGATCAGTCGCAAGTTCACGCTGGAATCTGTGACGCAGCTGCTGGCACGTGCGGGCATGGCGATTGAGGGTCACTACGCACCTGAGAATGAATATTTCTCGCTGCTGATCGCGGCACCGCAACGCAATGTTCATGTGGCGGTCATTTAA
- a CDS encoding carboxymuconolactone decarboxylase family protein translates to MNQSPIETRHIDLFGKVPDGVRQRIELARLAGRESALEAIENFRDALIHHNPLERKIQQMVHLGMLLALGREAPAQLHAHAAVNAGASPAELHGVCETAAVVGGMPAYSLGVQVVGEALRASSVATGEHTHD, encoded by the coding sequence ATGAATCAATCTCCCATTGAGACGCGCCATATCGATCTGTTTGGCAAGGTGCCCGATGGCGTGCGCCAGCGCATCGAATTAGCCCGTCTCGCTGGCCGCGAGTCCGCACTTGAGGCCATTGAAAATTTCCGCGACGCACTGATTCACCACAACCCACTCGAACGAAAAATCCAGCAAATGGTCCATCTGGGGATGTTGTTAGCACTTGGACGAGAGGCGCCCGCACAATTGCATGCGCACGCCGCCGTCAATGCCGGGGCAAGCCCAGCCGAGCTACATGGCGTCTGCGAGACCGCTGCGGTTGTCGGCGGCATGCCGGCCTATAGCCTCGGCGTACAGGTAGTCGGCGAGGCCCTCCGCGCCTCATCTGTCG
- a CDS encoding class II aldolase/adducin family protein encodes MTDHTPALENILIRVADTLRQRGLLFRGAHANLSARANDRMLITRGGSVANLRTDDLAWLPISAEGMQEGFDANHREIIDMHTRLYRHRADIGAIVHCHPTHITAFAVAHQAIPAVYEPMLRQGMHTDVPVVAWAPRGSTASVNGILEAFNTSSTVAVLLANHGVLVTGATADDALNRLTALEEAAELVIHARALGGAKALPEIAYREVADRMQQFRQAS; translated from the coding sequence ATGACCGACCATACCCCAGCCCTTGAAAACATCTTGATTCGTGTCGCCGACACGCTGCGTCAACGTGGCCTGCTATTCCGCGGTGCCCACGCCAATCTTTCCGCTCGCGCAAACGATCGCATGTTGATCACCCGCGGCGGCTCGGTTGCCAACCTACGCACGGACGACCTTGCGTGGTTGCCGATTTCTGCGGAAGGCATGCAAGAAGGCTTCGACGCCAATCACCGCGAAATCATTGATATGCATACAAGGCTGTACCGACACAGGGCAGACATTGGCGCGATAGTCCACTGCCACCCTACGCACATTACCGCCTTCGCCGTCGCTCACCAGGCTATCCCCGCAGTATATGAACCCATGTTGCGTCAGGGCATGCACACCGATGTACCGGTCGTTGCATGGGCACCACGCGGCTCAACCGCTTCAGTCAACGGCATCCTTGAGGCATTCAACACGTCCTCTACCGTCGCCGTACTCCTGGCCAATCACGGCGTGCTGGTCACCGGCGCCACGGCAGATGACGCCCTCAACCGCTTGACCGCACTTGAAGAGGCCGCAGAACTGGTGATACATGCCCGCGCACTTGGTGGCGCCAAGGCGCTTCCAGAGATCGCCTACCGCGAAGTAGCCGATCGCATGCAGCAATTTCGGCAAGCTTCGTGA
- a CDS encoding PadR family transcriptional regulator encodes MSPKETNRQGRHLASFALLLLAEEPAHGLGLHRDINTLLPDGLKVDAGNLYRLLREMEARGSLRSGWRTEGAGAARRVYEITPAGLKELGEWREDIARRREAFDLFIQRYDALEVHSTPTLKETAT; translated from the coding sequence GTGAGCCCCAAGGAAACCAATCGCCAGGGTCGGCATCTGGCAAGTTTTGCGTTGCTCCTCCTCGCGGAGGAGCCAGCGCACGGACTTGGCCTGCACCGCGATATCAACACGCTACTCCCCGATGGCCTCAAGGTTGATGCCGGCAATCTATATCGGCTACTACGCGAAATGGAGGCGCGTGGCTCGTTGCGCTCCGGCTGGCGCACCGAAGGTGCCGGTGCTGCCCGACGCGTTTACGAGATCACGCCTGCCGGCCTCAAGGAGCTAGGCGAGTGGCGTGAAGACATCGCAAGACGGCGCGAGGCATTTGATCTCTTCATCCAACGATACGATGCCCTGGAAGTTCATTCGACCCCAACGCTCAAGGAAACCGCAACATGA
- the phoB gene encoding phosphate regulon transcriptional regulator PhoB, translated as MTANDILLVEDEPAIREMVGFALGRAGLEVREAADVGQAQTLLAERLPDLVLLDWMLPGVSGIDYARRLKREEYTRELPIIMLTARGDENDKVGGLDAGVDDYVTKPFSPRELVARIRAVLRRAKPEPGEQPLEVAGLALDGSSHRVTADGTELEMGPTEFRLLQFFMAHPERVYSREQLLDRVWGRNAYVEERTVDVHILRLRKALNPYGYDSLVQTVRGAGYRFSARD; from the coding sequence ATGACGGCGAATGACATCCTGCTAGTGGAGGACGAGCCAGCCATCCGCGAGATGGTCGGATTTGCATTGGGGCGTGCCGGTCTCGAGGTGCGCGAGGCGGCGGATGTAGGTCAGGCACAGACGCTGCTGGCGGAGCGCCTGCCGGACCTTGTGCTGCTCGACTGGATGCTGCCAGGGGTCAGCGGGATCGACTATGCCCGCCGTCTCAAGCGCGAGGAATACACGCGCGAACTGCCGATTATCATGTTGACGGCGCGCGGCGACGAAAATGACAAGGTCGGTGGTCTGGATGCGGGTGTGGACGACTATGTGACCAAGCCCTTCTCACCGCGTGAACTGGTGGCGCGGATACGAGCGGTATTGCGTCGGGCGAAGCCGGAGCCGGGAGAGCAGCCACTTGAGGTTGCCGGGCTCGCGCTTGACGGATCCAGCCATCGGGTGACGGCCGATGGTACCGAGTTGGAAATGGGCCCTACCGAGTTTCGTTTATTGCAGTTTTTTATGGCCCACCCAGAGCGGGTGTACAGCCGTGAGCAGCTGCTAGATCGCGTCTGGGGACGCAATGCATATGTCGAGGAGCGCACGGTGGATGTCCACATCCTGCGCCTGCGCAAGGCACTTAATCCCTATGGTTACGATAGCTTGGTGCAGACCGTCCGCGGCGCGGGTTACCGCTTTTCCGCTCGAGATTGA
- a CDS encoding SUMF1/EgtB/PvdO family nonheme iron enzyme: MTPLAMLTQFRALHRHLLGVVGTLNDTDYRQQYHFDLSPCGWHLGHCLWVENHWLRAIVQGDARRTRADARYYQPQYSAKPERGAKLPHQDHLLNTVAAGFEDNILLLAGEAGQLDPKHPLMVDNYLPLFLLQHHSQHLETLRMVLTQRALSRHRNAFHPQTRLRPSVLARDAIPIASGDYPIGGSKPLAFDNELNAGSARLEASAIGLRPVSNAEYLGFIEAGGYTDMNLWEDDGRAWLSQHPIEAPDHWRRDGRGWWYGIGLDGPHDLEPRAAVYGINLHEARAFARWAQATLPHELAWETAARQGRLSLAGQVWEWCDNTFFPYAGFKPFPYHEYSAPWFDSAHYTLRGASRFTPAHTRRPSFRNFHTADKRHIFAGMRLSF, from the coding sequence ATGACACCGTTGGCAATGCTGACGCAGTTCAGGGCGCTACATCGGCACCTGCTCGGCGTCGTCGGCACACTGAACGATACCGATTACCGCCAGCAATATCACTTCGATCTCAGCCCATGTGGCTGGCACCTCGGTCATTGCCTGTGGGTCGAGAATCACTGGTTGCGTGCGATTGTACAAGGCGACGCCCGACGCACCCGGGCCGACGCCCGTTACTATCAGCCCCAGTACAGCGCCAAACCCGAACGCGGCGCCAAACTACCGCACCAAGACCATCTGCTGAATACCGTTGCCGCCGGCTTTGAGGACAACATTCTGCTGCTCGCGGGCGAAGCGGGGCAGCTCGATCCAAAGCACCCACTGATGGTGGACAACTACCTGCCACTATTCCTGCTCCAGCATCACAGCCAACACCTTGAAACCCTGAGGATGGTGCTGACCCAGAGAGCGCTGTCGCGTCACCGCAACGCCTTCCATCCGCAAACCCGGCTACGACCCTCCGTCCTCGCGCGCGACGCCATCCCCATCGCAAGTGGCGACTACCCCATCGGCGGTTCCAAACCTCTAGCCTTCGATAATGAACTGAATGCGGGTTCCGCGCGCCTTGAGGCCAGTGCCATAGGCCTACGCCCCGTCAGCAACGCCGAGTACCTAGGATTCATTGAGGCCGGCGGCTATACCGACATGAACCTTTGGGAGGACGACGGTCGCGCATGGCTCAGCCAGCATCCGATCGAGGCACCCGATCACTGGCGCCGTGATGGCCGGGGCTGGTGGTATGGCATCGGCCTCGATGGCCCTCATGACCTTGAACCTCGCGCTGCCGTGTACGGGATCAACCTACACGAAGCACGCGCATTCGCACGTTGGGCGCAAGCCACATTGCCACACGAGCTTGCGTGGGAAACCGCCGCCCGACAGGGGCGGCTCTCACTGGCCGGACAAGTTTGGGAGTGGTGCGACAACACATTCTTTCCCTACGCCGGCTTCAAGCCATTCCCCTATCACGAATATTCTGCTCCGTGGTTCGACAGCGCGCACTACACACTACGTGGCGCCAGCCGCTTTACGCCTGCCCACACGCGCCGCCCCAGCTTTCGCAATTTTCACACCGCCGACAAGCGCCACATTTTCGCCGGAATGCGCCTCAGCTTCTAA
- the egtC gene encoding ergothioneine biosynthesis protein EgtC, producing MCRIAAYLGPEIPLERLLIDPEHSLLIQSWAPRELRFARLNADGFGFGWFDREGQPEIYLNPAPIWADHNLPTLARTLRSDLWLAMVRSATPGFGNHIANTQPYRDGELLFTHNGYIERFRETARPILQRELSAEIESGILGNTDSEYIFALIRQLLTDDEELAIEAAIGEALGLIGDWAGEGGTALLNLVISDGERVYAARHAVNGECPSLYYSIDDERFPEGAQLVASEPLNDRAFWQTVPEHHILILDPDAPPELLAL from the coding sequence ATGTGCCGGATCGCCGCCTATCTTGGCCCTGAAATTCCACTCGAAAGGCTCCTCATCGACCCCGAGCACAGCCTGCTCATTCAGTCTTGGGCGCCTCGCGAACTGCGTTTCGCGCGCCTCAATGCCGATGGCTTCGGCTTCGGCTGGTTCGATCGCGAAGGCCAGCCAGAGATTTACCTCAATCCTGCCCCGATATGGGCCGACCACAATTTGCCAACGCTGGCGCGCACACTACGCAGCGACCTCTGGCTGGCCATGGTCCGCAGCGCCACACCGGGATTCGGCAACCATATCGCCAATACCCAGCCCTACCGCGATGGCGAACTGCTCTTTACGCACAACGGTTATATTGAGCGCTTCCGCGAGACCGCCCGCCCAATTCTCCAGCGTGAGCTTTCCGCTGAGATCGAATCGGGGATACTTGGCAACACTGACTCCGAATATATCTTCGCGCTCATTCGGCAACTGCTCACGGACGACGAGGAATTGGCCATTGAGGCCGCTATCGGAGAGGCTCTGGGACTCATCGGCGACTGGGCTGGCGAAGGCGGCACTGCGCTGCTCAACCTCGTGATCAGCGACGGCGAACGCGTCTATGCCGCCCGACACGCGGTCAACGGCGAATGCCCCAGCCTGTATTACAGCATCGATGACGAACGCTTCCCGGAGGGTGCTCAATTAGTTGCCTCCGAGCCACTCAACGACCGTGCGTTCTGGCAAACCGTACCCGAACACCACATCCTGATTCTCGACCCGGATGCCCCACCGGAGTTACTCGCCCTATGA